From the genome of uncultured Methanobacterium sp.:
TTTGGTTTTATGACCATATCCACAACTTTACCTATTTCGTTAGCCTTTTTATCCAAAACTCTTCGCCCGAAAAAGTCGCTCACTTTCATTTAAACACCATTTCATATTCTGTTTTTTGATGTATATAATTTTTATTGCCCATTTAAAGTGGCACCATATCCCCCTAATCTTCTATAATTTGAAAGAGGGATTTAAACATACTGAAAGTCCATCATCCAGCCCTATTATTCAAGGTCTTTTTTTTATTCCCATACTGTCATTTATACGGTTTTAAAACCAATTAATAATAAGAGGAATTTTAGGAGTGATGAATAAATGAAATATTCCTTTAAGATATTCAGCATCTTTAACATCCCTGTAGAACTGCATATTTCATTCCTGCTCCTGATGGCCCTGATCTATGGTGTGGCCATCTTCAACCTGGTCCCGGGAGTAGATCTAAATGCAGCATTACTCATCACTCTACTTTTTGTAACAGTCATCCTGCACGAATTAGCCCATTCCTACGTTGCTCAACGGTATGGTATTGGCATTGAAAGAATTGTACTTCTACCCATTGGTGGTGTATCATCAATGGAAGAGTTACCCAAGGATCCAGGCCAGGAATTCAGAATAGCCATTGCAGGACCCCTGGTAAACATTTTAATAGCCCTGATATGTTACGGGCTCTTTTTTGGACTGTTACAATCGTATCCCTCCATTGCATCCTTCCTTAATTACTTTGCACTGGTGAATGTGATTCTAGGGGCTTTCAACCTGATCCCGGCCTACCCTATGGATGGTGGGAGAGTTTTACGGGCCTTTCTAGCCGGGAGAATGAGTTACCTTCAGGCCACGGAAACTGCTGCTTCGGTGGGTAAGTTCCTGGCCATATTTATGGCGGTGGTTGGTATATTCTGGAATTACTTCCTGATACTCATTGCCCTTTTCATCTACATTGGAGCTGATGCCGAGTACAAGGAAATAATGATTTCCACCCTCCTGGAGGGAATAAAAGTGAAGGAGATAATGACTCATGAAGTGATAACAATTCCCCCTGAAACCAGTGTGGAAGAGACCCTGAAGATCATGTTCCGTAGTAAACACATGGGGTATCCAGTTATGGATGCAGAAAACATTCTGGGCATCATCACTTTTCATGATATCTCCCGGGCAAGAAAGGGAGATGATAAAAAGCCAGTGACTGAATTCATGACCAGTGACTTGGTCATCACCAGCCCTGAGGAACTTTTAAATGATGCCCTGGCCAAATTAAGCCAGGCCCATGTGGGAAGACTCCCAGTGGTGGAAAATGACCAGTTAGTGGGCATAATCTCCAGAACCGACATTATGAGGGCCATGGAAATAATTAAACTAAAAAAATAATAATTAAACTCATATATTTTTACCATTGGAAATCATCTGATTTTCAATCAAATCATAGTTAACAGTTCATCATTAAGCTAAAAAAAATATCACATTTTATAATGGATTTTTGGAGAAAGGACATGAAAGAAGCCGGAAGAGCCATAATAACTGATATACTGGAAG
Proteins encoded in this window:
- a CDS encoding CBS domain-containing protein translates to MKYSFKIFSIFNIPVELHISFLLLMALIYGVAIFNLVPGVDLNAALLITLLFVTVILHELAHSYVAQRYGIGIERIVLLPIGGVSSMEELPKDPGQEFRIAIAGPLVNILIALICYGLFFGLLQSYPSIASFLNYFALVNVILGAFNLIPAYPMDGGRVLRAFLAGRMSYLQATETAASVGKFLAIFMAVVGIFWNYFLILIALFIYIGADAEYKEIMISTLLEGIKVKEIMTHEVITIPPETSVEETLKIMFRSKHMGYPVMDAENILGIITFHDISRARKGDDKKPVTEFMTSDLVITSPEELLNDALAKLSQAHVGRLPVVENDQLVGIISRTDIMRAMEIIKLKK